The following are from one region of the Takifugu rubripes chromosome 12, fTakRub1.2, whole genome shotgun sequence genome:
- the LOC115251860 gene encoding neurexophilin-1-like: MQVAGCAVILLTPVLLLVSGGQASKSDIIKSGSPKATVKHIWTESSKEMSISRLLSQTLQGKENTTALDLRYDTPEPYSEKELWDWLRNSTELQESRSRTKRRPMVKTGKFKKMFGWGDFHSNIKTVKLNLLITGKIVDHGNGTFSVYFRHNSTGQGNVSVSLVPPTKIVEFDVAAQQSVIDVKDSKSFNCRVEYEKVEKGAKNTLCNFDPSKTCYQEQTQSHVSWLCSKPFKVICIFISFYSTDYKLVQKVCPDYNYHSDTPYFPSG; encoded by the coding sequence GTTTCAGGAGGTCAGGCCTCAAAGTCGGATATCATCAAATCAGGAAGCCCCAAAGCGACCGTAAAGCATATATGGACAGAAAGTAGCAAAGAAATGTCGATCAGTAGGCTGCTGTCACAGACGCTTCAgggtaaagaaaacaccacagCTTTGGACCTTCGCTACGACACTCCGGAGCCATACTCCGAGAAGGAACTCTGGGACTGGCTGAGGAACTCCACAGAGTTGCAGGAGTCTAGGTCGAGAACCAAACGGCGGCCAATGGTCAAGACAGGAAAGTTCAAGAAGATGTTTGGCTGGGGGGACTTCCACTCTAACATCAAGACTGTCAAGCTCAACCTGTTGATCACAGGCAAGATCGTGGACCACGGCAATGGCACCTTCAGCGTCTACTTCCGCCACAACTCTACAGGTCAGGGGAACGTGTCTGTCAGCTTGGTCCCTCCTACCAAGATAGTTGAGTTTGATGTTGCAGCTCAGCAGTCGGTCATTGATGTCAAGGACTCAAAGTCCTTCAACTGTCGCGTAGAGTATGAAAAGGTGGAGAAAGGTGCCAAGAACACGCTTTGCAACTTTGATCCGTCCAAGACCTGCTACCAGGAGCAGACCCAGAGCCACGTGTCCTGGCTCTGCTCTAAACCCTTCAAAGTTATCTGCATCTTCATTTCCTTCTACAGCACTGACTACAAACTGGTGCAGAAAGTGTGCCCAGACTATAATTACCATAGTGACACTCCCTACTTCCCCTCTGGTTGA